Genomic DNA from Blattabacterium cuenoti:
GAATTTACGCATATAACCTCTACATCTACCAGTTATAGAACATCTATTTTTCAAACGAACAGGAGATGCATTTCTAGGTAATTTTTGTAATAAATCATATTTTTTTAATTCTTTTAACATTTTTCTTTTTTTCTTATATTTCAGTACTATTTTTTCTCTTTTTTTTTGTCTTGCTTTTACTGATTCTTTAGCCATATGTAATATTTTTTATTTTTTTATAAAAGGCATTCCAAACAAAGATAAAAGATTCTTTGCTTCTAAATCTTTTTTTGTTGAAGTAACAAATGAAATATTCATTCCTAAATTTTTTTTTATTTTATCAATATTAATTTCTGGATAAATTATTTGTTCTTTTATTCCTATATTATAATTTCCAAATCCATCAAATTTATCTTTTAGTCCATTGAAATCTCTAACTCTTGGTAAAGAAATTTTTATGAATCTTTCTAAAAATTCATACATAATTTTTCTTCTTAAAGTAACTTTAACTCCTATAGACATTCCTTTTCTAAGTTTAAATCCAGATTCATCATGTTTAGAAAAACAAGGAATAGCTTTCTGTCCAGTTATAATTGTTATTTCTTTAATAGAGTTGTTAATAATTTTTTTATCGGACAATATTGTACTTCCTATTCCTTGATGTACTACAATTTTTATTAATTTAGGAATCTGCATAATTGATTTATATTTAAATTTATCCATTAAAATAGGAACTATATTTTTTTTATATAAAATACTTAATTTAGGTTCATAACAAATTTTCATTATTAATTATTATATTTTATTATTATATTTTTACTTTTCCTTTATCTTTTATTCCTATCTTTATTCCTTCTTCTTTTCCTTTATCTTTTATTCCTATCTTTATTCCTTCTTCTTTTCCTTTATCTTTTATTCCTATCTTTATTCCTTCTTCTTTTCCTTTATCTTTTATTCCTACCCCTATATTTTTATTGCTGTAAATACATGATTTTTTTTCTTCTAATTTCATTACATTAGATATATGTATATAAGCTTCTTTTTTTATTATTCCTCCTTTTGGATTTTTTACTCCAGGCTTAATATGTTTTTTAACAACATTTACATTTTTTACTATAATTTTATCATTTTTTAATGAAATTTTTGTTATAATACTTTTAGTCCCTTTGTAATTTCCAGATAATATTAATACTTTATCTCCTTTTTTTAATATTTTTTTCATAGTACTTCTTGTGCTAAAGATATAATTTTCATATATTCTTTTTCTCTAAGCTCTCTTGCAACTGGACCAAATACTCTAGTTCCAATCATTTCTCCTGTAGCATTAATCAATACACATGCATTATCATCAAATTTTATATAAGATCCATCTTTTCTCCTAATTCTTTTTTTTGTTCTTATAATTATAGCCTTAGATACTTGTCCTTTTTTAATAGAACTACTTCCAGGTGATGATGTTTTAATAGTAACAATTACAGAATCACCTAATGAAGCATATCTTTTTCCTGTCCCTCCTAATACTCTTATAACCAAAGCTTCTTTTGCTCCAGTATTATCAGCAACTTTACATATTGATTCTTGTTGCAACATAACATAATATTTTTTTATTTATATTCATTATTTATTTTATTATACTTAATAATCTCCATCGTTTTTTTTTGCTTATAGGTCTTGTTTCTACTATATTTACTTTATCTCCATTTTTAGAAATATTTTTTTCATCATGAACTAAATATTTTTTCTTTTTTAGAATACTTTTTCCGTAATATTTATGTTTTACTTTTTTAACTTCATAAACAACTATAGTTTTATTCATTTTATCACTTAATACAACTCCTTTTCTATGTTTTCTTATAATTTTTTTAAAAAAATTCATTTTATTTTATTTATTATTCTTATTCATTTATATAATTTTTTAATTTTTCATTAAGTTCAGTTTTCAATCTAGCAATATTTCTTCTTAAAATTTTTATATCAGAAGATTTTTTTAATTTTTTTGTATAAATATTTAATTTTAAATTTTTATAACTTTCTATACTAGATTGAATTAATTTTTTCAAACTTTTTATTGACAAAAAATTAATTTTTAATTTTTTCATATTTTACATATAAATTTCATTTTAATAGGTAATTTTTGTGCAGCTAATCTTAAAGCTTCTTTTGCTATTTCTTCAGAAACTTCATCTACTTCAAATAATATCCTTCCAGGTTTAACAACAGAAACCCAAAATTCTACAGGGCCCTTTCCTTTTCCCATTCTTACTTCTTGAGGTTTTTTTGTTGCTGGTTTATCTGGAAAAATATTTATCCATAATTTTCCTTCTCTTTTCATGTATCTAGTAGCAGCTACTCTAGCTGCTTCTAATTGTCTAGAAGAAATCCAAGCAGCTTCTAAAGCTTTTATTCCATAAATACCTCTTGATAAAAAAATTCCCTTTTTAGAATTTCCTTTAATACGTCCTTTTTGTTTTTTTTTATATTTTGTTTTTTTAGGTTGTTGCAACATAAAAATTATTTTTTTATTATTTTCTTCTTCTATTCCTATAAGAATAACCCTTTTGTTTTTTCTTATGATAATAAGATCCTAATAATGGATATAATTCTCTTTTACCATATACTTCTCCTTTCATAATCCAAACTTTAACGCCTATACTTCCGTATATAGTGTGAGCAACTTCCATATGATAATCGACATCAGCACGAAATGTTCCTAAAGATATTTTACCTTCTTTATATGTTTCACATCTAGCCATTTCTGATCCATTTAATCTTCCAGAAATTTGAATTTTTATTCCTTGAGCATTCATTCTCATAGCAGAAATAACAAATATTTTAATTAATTTTTTATAAGAAACTCTATTTTCTAATTGTTTTACTATACTTTTAGCTACTAAAGAAGAATCT
This window encodes:
- the rpsN gene encoding 30S ribosomal protein S14; this translates as MAKESVKARQKKREKIVLKYKKKRKMLKELKKYDLLQKLPRNASPVRLKNRCSITGRCRGYMRKFGISRIVFRDLVSQGLIPGVKKASW
- the rplE gene encoding 50S ribosomal protein L5 — translated: MKICYEPKLSILYKKNIVPILMDKFKYKSIMQIPKLIKIVVHQGIGSTILSDKKIINNSIKEITIITGQKAIPCFSKHDESGFKLRKGMSIGVKVTLRRKIMYEFLERFIKISLPRVRDFNGLKDKFDGFGNYNIGIKEQIIYPEINIDKIKKNLGMNISFVTSTKKDLEAKNLLSLFGMPFIKK
- the rplX gene encoding 50S ribosomal protein L24, which encodes MKKILKKGDKVLILSGNYKGTKSIITKISLKNDKIIVKNVNVVKKHIKPGVKNPKGGIIKKEAYIHISNVMKLEEKKSCIYSNKNIGVGIKDKGKEEGIKIGIKDKGKEEGIKIGIKDKGKEEGIKIGIKDKGKVKI
- the rplN gene encoding 50S ribosomal protein L14, whose translation is MLQQESICKVADNTGAKEALVIRVLGGTGKRYASLGDSVIVTIKTSSPGSSSIKKGQVSKAIIIRTKKRIRRKDGSYIKFDDNACVLINATGEMIGTRVFGPVARELREKEYMKIISLAQEVL
- the rpsQ gene encoding 30S ribosomal protein S17; the encoded protein is MNFFKKIIRKHRKGVVLSDKMNKTIVVYEVKKVKHKYYGKSILKKKKYLVHDEKNISKNGDKVNIVETRPISKKKRWRLLSIIK
- the rpmC gene encoding 50S ribosomal protein L29; the protein is MKKLKINFLSIKSLKKLIQSSIESYKNLKLNIYTKKLKKSSDIKILRRNIARLKTELNEKLKNYINE
- the rplP gene encoding 50S ribosomal protein L16, giving the protein MQQPKKTKYKKKQKGRIKGNSKKGIFLSRGIYGIKALEAAWISSRQLEAARVAATRYMKREGKLWINIFPDKPATKKPQEVRMGKGKGPVEFWVSVVKPGRILFEVDEVSEEIAKEALRLAAQKLPIKMKFICKI
- the rpsC gene encoding 30S ribosomal protein S3 is translated as MGQKTNPIVNRLGIITGWQSSWCNNYKDRIEEDYKVRRYIEARFPKGIISRIFIERTLKFITITVRTSRPALIIGKGGDEVDTVRKELKKITKKEIQINISEVKRPELDSSLVAKSIVKQLENRVSYKKLIKIFVISAMRMNAQGIKIQISGRLNGSEMARCETYKEGKISLGTFRADVDYHMEVAHTIYGSIGVKVWIMKGEVYGKRELYPLLGSYYHKKKQKGYSYRNRRRK